A window from Candidatus Eisenbacteria bacterium encodes these proteins:
- a CDS encoding long-chain fatty acid--CoA ligase: MDVRTIPDLLRHAVDVHRKQDAFLVKRDGRWMPVSIDSFAGLVRAHAADLIRRGVKNGDRVAILSENRIEWAVADQAILAIGAVSVPIYPTLPADHVGPLLSDSGAVGAFVSSEAQRAKVESVRAEAPGLHWIVCFDTDGGAGASGTAGTIGAAAPAASPPGASPPDPDDLATIIYTSGTTGAPKGVMLTHGNLVSNAIASLTALDLGPADLHLSFLPLNHIFERTAGYNVMIYAGATIAYAESIEKAASNLREVRPTLLLAVPRFYEKLIDRAMDVAKAAGFPRDVAALWGRDIAVRWATLKLEGKPVPPGLALQHALANALVYRVLRRGLGGRIRYCFSGGAALPRETGLFFYGVGMPIMEGYGLSETSPVVAVNTAKHYKLGTVGRTVPGVEVRIAEDGEILVQGPSVMKGYWNRPEETAAALEGGWFHTGDVGEIDADGFLRITDRKKDLIVTSGGKKVAPQPMQNALKKSPRILEAIVVGDGRKYATALIVAANGATREAIAADVDAVNKTLASYETIKRFELIPNDLTVENGSLSQKMEVKRRVISDRYRDLIEKMYRGEE, from the coding sequence ATGGACGTTCGCACGATTCCCGACCTGCTCCGCCACGCAGTCGACGTGCACCGGAAGCAGGACGCGTTCTTGGTGAAGCGCGACGGCCGCTGGATGCCGGTCTCGATCGATTCCTTCGCGGGGCTGGTCCGAGCGCACGCCGCCGATCTAATCAGGCGCGGCGTGAAAAACGGCGACCGCGTGGCCATCCTCTCGGAGAACAGGATCGAGTGGGCCGTTGCGGACCAGGCGATACTGGCGATCGGCGCGGTGTCCGTCCCGATCTACCCGACACTGCCCGCGGACCACGTCGGACCCCTGCTCTCGGACTCGGGTGCCGTGGGCGCCTTCGTCTCGAGCGAGGCGCAGCGCGCGAAGGTCGAGTCGGTGCGGGCGGAGGCTCCCGGGCTCCACTGGATCGTGTGCTTCGACACGGACGGGGGTGCGGGGGCCTCGGGGACGGCGGGCACGATCGGCGCGGCCGCGCCCGCCGCGTCGCCGCCCGGCGCGTCGCCGCCCGACCCCGACGACCTCGCGACCATCATCTACACCTCAGGAACGACCGGGGCCCCGAAGGGGGTGATGCTCACCCACGGGAACCTGGTCTCGAACGCGATCGCGTCTTTGACCGCGCTCGACCTGGGACCGGCCGACCTCCATCTCTCGTTCCTCCCGCTCAACCACATCTTCGAGCGCACCGCGGGCTACAACGTCATGATCTACGCGGGTGCGACCATCGCGTACGCCGAATCGATCGAGAAGGCCGCGTCGAATCTGCGGGAGGTGCGGCCCACGTTGCTGCTCGCCGTGCCCCGTTTCTACGAGAAGCTGATCGACCGCGCGATGGACGTCGCGAAGGCAGCCGGGTTCCCGCGCGATGTGGCGGCGCTCTGGGGGCGGGACATCGCCGTTAGGTGGGCCACGCTGAAGCTGGAGGGCAAGCCCGTCCCGCCAGGGCTCGCGCTCCAGCATGCGCTCGCGAACGCCCTCGTCTACCGCGTACTGCGCCGAGGTCTCGGCGGTCGAATCCGTTATTGCTTCTCCGGTGGAGCCGCGCTCCCGCGCGAGACCGGGCTCTTCTTCTACGGGGTCGGCATGCCGATCATGGAAGGCTACGGTTTGAGCGAGACCTCGCCGGTGGTCGCTGTGAACACCGCGAAGCATTACAAGCTGGGCACCGTCGGGCGGACGGTGCCCGGGGTCGAGGTGCGGATCGCGGAAGACGGAGAGATTCTGGTGCAGGGGCCTTCGGTGATGAAAGGCTACTGGAACCGGCCCGAGGAAACCGCCGCGGCGTTGGAAGGCGGCTGGTTCCACACGGGCGACGTCGGGGAGATCGACGCCGACGGCTTCCTGCGCATCACCGATCGCAAGAAAGACCTCATCGTGACCAGCGGCGGGAAGAAGGTCGCACCCCAGCCGATGCAAAACGCGCTCAAGAAATCGCCCAGGATCTTGGAAGCGATCGTTGTGGGCGACGGGCGGAAGTACGCGACCGCCCTGATCGTCGCGGCTAACGGAGCCACGCGCGAGGCAATCGCGGCGGATGTGGACGCCGTGAATAAGACGCTCGCATCCTACGAGACGATCAAACGTTTCGAGCTGATCCCGAACGACTTGACCGTCGAGAACGGGTCGTTGAGCCAAAAGATGGAAGTGAAGCGACGGGTGATCTCGGATCGGTATCGCGATCTCATCGAGAAGATGTATCGTGGGGAGGAGTGA
- a CDS encoding methyltransferase domain-containing protein has translation MADNRDLVKRQFGLNAERYVSSTDHSKGESLDRMLELVDPERDWRVLDIATGGGHTALAFAPRVREVVASDLTQEMLDAAERFIRGKGVSNVRFTEADACSLPFQDAEFDLVTCRVAPHHFPDCARFVREMARVLKPNRIAAVIDNLVPEDRPTADYINDFEKFRDPSHVRAYTAPEWLQFFRAAGFQIEATEMFRKARGFEAWAGLQTVSEPVKAELKRRLETAPPGAAEALAPEWREGKLFFYLTEILVVGRRPPARR, from the coding sequence TTGGCGGATAACCGCGACCTCGTCAAGCGCCAGTTCGGCTTGAATGCCGAGCGCTACGTCTCGAGTACCGATCATTCGAAAGGCGAAAGCCTCGACCGCATGCTCGAGCTGGTCGATCCCGAACGGGACTGGCGCGTTCTCGATATCGCAACCGGTGGTGGCCACACCGCGCTCGCGTTCGCGCCCCGGGTGCGCGAGGTTGTGGCGAGCGACCTCACGCAGGAGATGCTCGACGCGGCGGAGCGGTTCATCCGCGGAAAGGGTGTCTCGAATGTCCGCTTCACCGAAGCCGACGCGTGCTCTCTGCCGTTCCAAGACGCCGAGTTCGATCTCGTAACCTGCCGTGTAGCGCCGCATCATTTTCCCGACTGCGCTCGATTTGTCCGAGAGATGGCACGCGTCCTCAAGCCGAACAGGATCGCCGCCGTGATCGATAACCTTGTTCCCGAGGATCGCCCGACGGCGGATTACATCAACGATTTCGAAAAATTTCGCGACCCAAGCCATGTCCGCGCGTACACCGCGCCGGAGTGGCTCCAATTCTTCCGCGCCGCGGGCTTCCAGATCGAGGCGACCGAAATGTTCCGCAAAGCCCGGGGGTTCGAGGCGTGGGCGGGGTTGCAGACGGTGAGCGAGCCCGTGAAGGCGGAACTGAAGCGAAGGCTCGAAACAGCGCCCCCCGGTGCGGCGGAGGCGCTCGCGCCGGAATGGCGCGAAGGGAAGCTCTTCTTCTACCTCACGGAGATTCTGGTGGTGGGGCGTCGGCCGCCGGCGCGGCGCTAG
- the fadJ gene encoding fatty acid oxidation complex subunit alpha FadJ (multifunctional enoyl-CoA hydratase/3-hydroxyacyl-CoA dehydrogenase/3-hydroxybutyryl-CoA epimerase; catalyzes the formation of an hydroxyacyl-CoA by addition of water on enoyl-CoA; exhibits 3-hydroxyacyl-CoA epimerase and 3-hydroxyacyl-CoA dehydrogenase activities: forms a heterotetramer with FadI; similar to FadA2B2 complex; involved in the anaerobic degradation of long and medium-chain fatty acids in the presence of nitrate), whose product MTLAFREPEGEVGRSERAPLRLEAHASGIALVWFDDPERKVNLLDAESLPALRRVLDALRGRSDQAYPRALILLSGKEEQFIAGADVSEFDHLSEPAEAEAKSREVQQLFDELSLLPYPTVAAINGPCLGGGTELALAMRYRVASNSRKVAIGLPEVQLGILPGFGGTQRLPRLIGLLPSLDLLLTGRSLDSRRAYRVGLVDEVLPHERFSERAIQWTEGLLQDPRVVRRRGPPLGLRVVEAIAPLRASILAQVHRRVLRETHGHYPASLEIIRVLRATWGAPSTEGLKAEREAVARLLFTPESRNLRRIFALREEAKRRPDTPLARRVDHVAVMGAGTMGGEIAYLFSRRGGRVRLRDLKPEPILRSLAHARSLFDREVSRGRLTRAEMEQALGRIAPVFDLSGLKRTDLVLEAVVEDLPVKQALFRELEAQVSDRCVFATNTSSLSVRAMSKGLRVPGRVVGMHFFNPATRMPLVEVIRTDVSEPAAVQTVIALARRLGKTPVLVADAPGFLVNRVLMPYLTEAVALVERGQPARAVDRALRDFGMPVGPLELLDEIGLDVARKVAHVLHDSFGTRLAPVALIDRLVAAGALGKKSELGFYSYENGRRKAVNPDIEPSTPAEGPLAPQQIVNRLLDAMVNEAALALEEHVVARPDDVDLAMVLGTGFPPFHGGLLRYADAVGAGAIVERLARRQQEGAPAGPCGCLQQMALSGRSFYKE is encoded by the coding sequence GTGACCCTCGCCTTCCGAGAGCCCGAGGGAGAAGTCGGACGTTCGGAGCGCGCGCCTCTCCGCCTCGAGGCTCACGCCTCGGGGATCGCGCTCGTCTGGTTCGACGATCCCGAGCGGAAGGTAAACCTACTCGACGCGGAATCGCTCCCAGCGCTCCGCCGCGTGCTCGACGCCTTGAGAGGGCGGAGCGATCAGGCCTATCCCCGCGCCTTGATCCTCTTGAGCGGGAAAGAAGAGCAGTTCATCGCCGGCGCCGATGTTTCCGAGTTCGACCATCTCTCCGAGCCTGCTGAAGCGGAAGCCAAATCCCGCGAAGTCCAGCAGCTCTTCGATGAGCTCTCTCTTTTGCCCTATCCCACGGTTGCCGCGATCAACGGTCCGTGTCTCGGAGGGGGGACGGAGCTTGCGCTCGCGATGCGATACCGCGTCGCGTCGAACTCGCGGAAGGTGGCGATCGGGCTCCCCGAGGTTCAGCTCGGGATTCTTCCCGGATTCGGAGGGACCCAAAGACTCCCGCGGCTCATCGGCCTTCTGCCTTCGCTGGATCTTCTCCTTACGGGCCGCTCGCTCGATTCGCGCCGCGCGTACCGCGTCGGGCTCGTCGATGAGGTTCTGCCTCACGAGCGATTCTCCGAGCGCGCGATCCAGTGGACCGAGGGGCTTCTCCAAGACCCGCGCGTGGTAAGGCGGCGGGGGCCTCCGCTCGGCCTTCGCGTCGTCGAGGCGATCGCGCCGCTCCGCGCCTCGATTCTCGCGCAGGTCCACCGCCGCGTGCTGCGCGAGACCCACGGACACTATCCCGCTTCGCTCGAGATCATCCGTGTTCTGCGCGCTACCTGGGGCGCCCCGTCCACGGAAGGCCTCAAGGCGGAGCGCGAAGCCGTCGCGCGGCTCCTCTTCACTCCCGAGTCCAGGAACCTGCGCCGCATCTTCGCGCTCCGCGAGGAGGCGAAGCGTAGGCCGGACACGCCCCTGGCGCGTAGGGTGGATCACGTTGCCGTCATGGGCGCGGGGACGATGGGCGGTGAGATCGCATACCTTTTCTCGAGGCGGGGGGGGCGAGTCCGGCTCCGGGATCTGAAGCCCGAGCCGATCCTTCGCTCCCTCGCGCACGCGCGATCGCTCTTCGATCGCGAGGTCTCCCGCGGGCGCCTCACGAGGGCCGAGATGGAGCAGGCGCTCGGAAGGATCGCGCCTGTGTTCGACTTATCCGGGCTCAAGAGGACGGATCTCGTCCTGGAGGCGGTGGTAGAGGATCTTCCGGTGAAGCAGGCGCTCTTTCGCGAGCTGGAAGCGCAAGTTTCGGATCGATGCGTGTTCGCGACCAACACATCATCACTCTCGGTGCGCGCGATGTCGAAGGGACTCCGCGTCCCCGGGCGAGTTGTCGGAATGCACTTCTTTAATCCCGCGACTCGGATGCCGCTGGTGGAGGTGATTCGGACGGACGTGAGCGAGCCCGCCGCGGTCCAAACGGTGATCGCGCTCGCGCGGCGGCTGGGCAAGACACCGGTCCTGGTCGCGGACGCCCCGGGGTTTCTCGTGAACCGCGTGCTGATGCCTTACCTGACGGAGGCGGTCGCTCTGGTCGAACGCGGCCAGCCTGCGCGTGCGGTGGATCGGGCACTACGGGATTTTGGGATGCCGGTCGGTCCGCTGGAGCTGCTCGATGAGATCGGCCTCGACGTCGCGCGCAAGGTGGCGCACGTTTTGCACGATTCGTTCGGAACCCGGCTCGCGCCGGTTGCCCTGATTGACCGGCTGGTGGCCGCGGGTGCGCTCGGAAAGAAATCAGAGCTGGGATTCTACAGCTACGAAAACGGCCGGCGAAAGGCCGTGAATCCCGACATCGAGCCGAGTACGCCGGCGGAAGGACCTCTTGCGCCCCAACAGATCGTGAACCGCCTGCTCGACGCGATGGTCAATGAGGCTGCGCTCGCCCTCGAAGAGCACGTCGTGGCGCGGCCCGACGATGTGGACCTCGCGATGGTGCTCGGGACCGGCTTTCCTCCATTCCACGGCGGACTGCTCCGCTATGCCGATGCCGTCGGCGCTGGAGCGATCGTCGAGCGTCTCGCGCGGCGTCAGCAAGAAGGCGCGCCCGCGGGTCCCTGCGGATGCTTGCAGCAGATGGCGCTGAGCGGACGGAGTTTTTACAAAGAGTAG
- a CDS encoding helix-turn-helix transcriptional regulator, which produces MLAADGAERTEFLQRVVPPRAHPKIYTRTIILRNDASAFVKHDMEVPVPNFAGVLKGEIRRLARKEVKATVMPLRKLVTTLRRRVAEQRKLVSELERAAKRAGGGTRAATVAESEPQVRFSAQWVKSHRKKLGMSRRVYAKLVGVSAQSIFGWETGRTRPRRTALESWRRIRTMGKREVKALAGAVKMGRRGRAASDRPGRLAVGRRRAAKKK; this is translated from the coding sequence ATGCTTGCAGCAGATGGCGCTGAGCGGACGGAGTTTTTACAAAGAGTAGTTCCCCCCAGGGCTCATCCAAAGATTTATACTCGAACCATCATTCTACGGAACGATGCTTCGGCATTTGTAAAACATGACATGGAGGTTCCCGTGCCGAATTTTGCAGGTGTATTGAAAGGCGAGATCCGACGCCTGGCGCGTAAGGAGGTCAAAGCGACCGTAATGCCTCTCCGGAAGCTTGTGACCACGCTCCGGCGCAGGGTCGCGGAACAGCGAAAGCTGGTTTCGGAATTGGAGCGCGCCGCGAAGCGGGCGGGGGGCGGCACGCGCGCCGCAACGGTGGCAGAGTCCGAGCCCCAGGTTCGCTTCTCCGCGCAGTGGGTCAAGTCGCATCGAAAGAAGCTCGGAATGAGCCGTCGCGTTTACGCGAAGCTCGTCGGCGTCTCGGCGCAGTCGATCTTCGGTTGGGAGACCGGACGCACGAGGCCCCGGAGGACGGCGCTCGAGTCGTGGCGGCGCATCCGCACCATGGGGAAGCGCGAGGTCAAAGCACTGGCGGGGGCGGTGAAGATGGGTCGCCGGGGACGTGCAGCCTCGGATCGCCCGGGCCGCCTCGCCGTGGGCCGACGACGCGCCGCCAAGAAGAAGTAG
- a CDS encoding c-type cytochrome encodes MLSRERHEGHRAQGVRLDLHRERHADGAPDEQGRPLRLDDESRQRRPIQSGETVRRRPGQDHGPGLDEERDKVSGSERSRGDVTHRPAQHGFKSARGVLHGIPRAILFVKRALQLLVLFALAALAFWTAALRPKLTSVERGRRLAEATGCFGCHGPEGTEGASNPGRPEKTVPSYRALMMYAKTEQDVREWIRDGVTTARSKSETWRAEREAGALQMPAFRNRLKPHQIEDLVAFVMAVSDQDAPDDSLALAGLDRAHELGCTGCHGRGGRFGRPNPGSLKGYIPPWDGADFPELVRTRKEFNEWVERGNTSRFETNPLAMYFLRRAAVHMPPFDRFLKPGDLDRLWAHVQWLRAGRRASAAPAADAPPPESP; translated from the coding sequence CTGTTATCTCGGGAGCGGCATGAAGGGCACCGGGCACAAGGAGTGCGCCTCGACCTGCATCGCGAAAGGCATGCCGATGGGGCTCCTGACGAGCAAGGGCGTCCTCTACGTCTTGACGATGAATCACGACAACGCCGACCCATTCAATCAGGCGAAACAGTACGCCGGAGGCCAGGTCAAGATCACGGGCCCGGTCTCGATGAGGAACGGGACAAGGTCTCTGGAAGTGAACGCAGTCGCGGCGATGTAACCCATCGACCCGCCCAGCATGGATTCAAATCGGCGCGTGGGGTGCTTCACGGGATCCCACGCGCGATTTTATTTGTGAAGCGAGCTCTCCAGCTTCTCGTGCTCTTCGCGCTGGCGGCGCTTGCGTTCTGGACCGCGGCGCTCCGCCCCAAGCTCACCTCGGTGGAGCGGGGCCGCCGCCTCGCCGAGGCCACCGGGTGCTTCGGCTGCCACGGCCCCGAGGGGACGGAAGGCGCGTCCAACCCCGGGCGCCCCGAGAAGACGGTCCCGTCCTACCGGGCGCTCATGATGTACGCGAAAACCGAGCAGGACGTGCGCGAATGGATCCGCGACGGCGTCACCACAGCGCGATCGAAGAGCGAGACCTGGCGCGCGGAGCGCGAGGCCGGCGCCCTCCAAATGCCGGCCTTCCGAAACCGCCTCAAGCCGCACCAGATCGAAGACCTCGTCGCGTTCGTGATGGCGGTCTCCGACCAGGATGCGCCCGATGATTCCCTGGCGCTCGCGGGGCTCGATCGCGCCCATGAGTTGGGATGCACGGGCTGCCACGGCCGCGGCGGACGATTCGGGCGGCCGAACCCCGGCTCGCTCAAGGGGTACATTCCGCCCTGGGACGGAGCGGACTTCCCCGAGCTGGTGCGGACCCGCAAGGAATTCAACGAGTGGGTCGAGCGCGGCAACACCAGCCGCTTCGAGACCAATCCGCTGGCCATGTATTTCCTGCGCCGGGCCGCGGTTCATATGCCCCCGTTCGACCGGTTCTTGAAGCCGGGCGATCTCGACAGGCTCTGGGCCCATGTGCAGTGGCTCCGCGCCGGGCGTCGGGCTAGCGCCGCGCCGGCGGCCGACGCCCCACCACCAGAATCTCCGTGA
- a CDS encoding thiolase family protein: MRDVVLIDGYRTPFAKVGTALADVPARELGRVAVSELLARSGVDPAEIDEVVLGNVAQPSESTNIARVVALLSGIPERVPAFTVQRNCASGLESIAQAHQKIAAGDADLIVAGGTESMSRIPLYMSEGLTRMFDRLARAKSPGAKLEALATLRPRDLKPRIALAEGLTDPVSGLNMGETAEVLAKEFGISREAQDDFALQSHRRAVAAMESGRMAQEIVPVFAPPYKQAVTEDVGPRRGQTLEALARLKPYFDRRYGTVTVGNACPVTDGAAAILVASAEKARSLGLKPAGRIRGYSFVGLDPARMGLGPTHATPVALMRAAVAFKDIGLIELNEAFAAQVIANEIAMASAKYCREKLGLEGPIGEIDRSIMNVNGGAIALGHPVGVSGTRLTLTLLREMRNRDVPLGLATLCVGGGQGAALVVERAA; encoded by the coding sequence ATGCGCGACGTCGTCCTGATCGACGGGTACCGGACCCCCTTTGCCAAGGTGGGCACGGCGCTCGCCGACGTCCCCGCCCGCGAGCTGGGCCGCGTCGCGGTGTCCGAGCTTCTCGCCCGTTCAGGCGTGGACCCTGCCGAGATCGACGAGGTGGTCCTCGGAAACGTGGCGCAGCCTTCCGAGTCCACGAACATCGCCCGCGTCGTAGCGCTCCTGTCCGGGATCCCGGAGCGCGTTCCCGCGTTCACCGTGCAGCGGAACTGCGCCTCCGGCTTGGAATCGATCGCCCAAGCGCATCAGAAGATCGCGGCGGGCGACGCGGACCTCATCGTCGCCGGCGGCACGGAATCCATGAGTCGCATCCCGCTCTACATGAGCGAGGGCCTGACCCGCATGTTCGATCGGCTCGCGCGCGCCAAATCGCCGGGTGCCAAGCTCGAGGCGCTCGCGACGCTCCGCCCTCGCGATCTCAAACCGCGGATCGCTCTCGCGGAGGGACTCACCGATCCGGTCTCCGGTCTCAACATGGGAGAGACGGCGGAAGTTCTCGCCAAGGAGTTCGGAATTTCGCGCGAGGCGCAGGATGACTTCGCCCTCCAGAGCCATCGCCGCGCGGTGGCGGCCATGGAGTCGGGCCGCATGGCGCAGGAGATCGTTCCCGTCTTCGCGCCCCCTTACAAACAAGCGGTGACCGAGGACGTGGGCCCGCGCAGGGGGCAGACGCTCGAGGCGCTCGCAAGGCTCAAGCCCTACTTCGACCGGCGCTACGGCACCGTCACGGTGGGAAACGCCTGCCCCGTGACCGACGGGGCGGCCGCGATCCTCGTCGCGTCCGCCGAGAAGGCGCGCTCTCTCGGGTTAAAGCCCGCCGGCCGCATCCGCGGCTATTCTTTCGTGGGGCTCGACCCCGCGCGCATGGGGCTTGGCCCTACCCATGCGACGCCGGTCGCGCTCATGCGCGCCGCGGTGGCGTTCAAGGACATCGGGCTGATCGAGCTGAACGAAGCCTTCGCGGCGCAGGTCATCGCGAACGAGATCGCGATGGCGTCCGCGAAATACTGCCGCGAGAAGTTGGGGCTCGAGGGACCCATCGGCGAGATCGACCGATCCATCATGAACGTGAACGGCGGCGCGATCGCGCTCGGCCATCCGGTCGGGGTGTCGGGCACGCGGCTCACCCTCACTCTCCTGCGTGAGATGCGGAACCGCGACGTGCCCCTCGGGCTCGCGACGCTCTGCGTGGGCGGCGGGCAGGGAGCGGCGCTGGTCGTGGAGCGCGCGGCGTGA